From Macaca nemestrina isolate mMacNem1 chromosome 8 unlocalized genomic scaffold, mMacNem.hap1 SUPER_8_unloc_2, whole genome shotgun sequence, one genomic window encodes:
- the LOC139355394 gene encoding ATP-dependent 6-phosphofructokinase, platelet type-like isoform X1, whose translation MADISLWDLMPMHLKDPQAPGCKNHHLPWSRVSINVTFTDGWKTATTLKSQGAFQKKIEEHSCSHGQSWQTCDRIKQSASGTKQRVFIKTMGGYCGYLANMGGIAAGADAAYIFEEPFDIEDLQGRAPSPFDRNLGTKISARAMEWITVKLKEAQGRGKTLTTDDPVCVLGISKRNVIFQPVAELKNQMDFEHRIPKERWWLKLRPLMKILAKYKASYNV comes from the exons ATGGCAGACATTTCACTCTGGGACCTCATGCCTATGCATCTGAAAGACCCCCAGGCGCCTGGGTGTAAGAACCATCATCTGCCTTGGAGTAGAGTTTCTATAAATGTAACATTCACCGATGGATGGAAGACGGCCACAACTCTAAAATCACAGGGagcttttcagaagaaaatagaagagcACAGCTGTTCCCATGGACAAAGCTGGCAG ACCTGCGACCGCATCAAGCAGTCCGCCAGCGGAACCAAGCAGCGCGTGTTCATCAAGACCATGGGTGGCTACTGTGgctacctggccaacatggggggGATCGCGGCCGGAGCCGATGCCGCATACATTTTCGAAGAGCCCTTCGACATTGAGGATCTGCAG GGTAGGGCACCTTCTCCATTTGATAGAAACTTGGGAACCAAAATCTCTGCCAGAGCTATGGAGTGGATCACTGTAAAACTCAAGGAGGCCCAGGGCAGAG GAAAAACATTGACCACCGATGATCCCGTTTGTGTGCTGGGAATCAgcaaaagaaatgttatttttcaacCTGTGGCAGAGCTGAAGAACCAAATGGATTTTGA GCACAGGATTCCCAAAGAACGGTGGTGGCTCAAGCTGCGGCCCCTCATGAAGATCCTGGCCAAGTACAAGGCCAGCTACAACGTGTGA